A genomic window from Candidatus Obscuribacterales bacterium includes:
- the trxA gene encoding thioredoxin gives MTHVSNVNDNDFENEVLKDPLPVLVDFWAPWCGPCKAVAPVVEDLAKEFDGRLKVVKLNTDENPKTAQAYTIRGIPSLYLFKSGQVVEQIVGAVPKSTLATAINKHVG, from the coding sequence ATGACCCATGTGTCGAACGTAAATGATAACGATTTTGAGAATGAGGTTCTGAAAGACCCCCTTCCAGTACTTGTTGACTTCTGGGCTCCCTGGTGCGGACCATGTAAGGCTGTCGCTCCAGTAGTCGAAGATCTGGCTAAGGAATTTGACGGACGCCTCAAGGTCGTCAAGTTGAACACCGACGAGAATCCGAAGACGGCTCAAGCCTATACCATCAGAGGAATTCCAAGCCTCTACCTCTTTAAGAGTGGTCAGGTAGTCGAGCAAATCGTTGGCGCAGTACCGAAATCCACTTTGGCTACTGCTATCAACAAGCACGTCGGCTAA
- a CDS encoding AAA family ATPase, which yields MLKPWAKWTLLIVWTLVLLFSSPYWNPFTSFPALLKYSVVSVIASAIFGALVILIQYYLLISIIFPLPPRADSKAPKGFWLRVFPFLFKKPTINPKAPTKLSELIGNDQAKVEIREVIDIIANPKHYSESGAEVPKGILFVGPPGVGKTLFARAIANEVGIPFYVVEGSSLSGLIMGLGVLKLKTLFRKLRKYEKAILFIDEIDSMGARRQGDKGFGGQADMNMTLNTLLTEMDGFQASNILVIGATNNDGILDPALMRAGRMDRRIYFQSPNPEERKDLFRYYLDKVSSDVNIDLDELAKLTTNYSPAEIANVINEAALLARRPGGPGKVTQETIENALDRISVGLERTLVSGVELGNADASIRLDDVIGVDEVKQDVSEIVDFLRHGDDLRKIGAKVPKGLLFIGPPGVGKTMLAKAIANEAGVPFYGLSASYFQSAFAGEGAGRIRALYAQARKSPAAIVFIDEIDAIGGTMSETGNNRTGALNQLLIELDGLGRSNVITIGATNTEQSLDPAFMRSGRFDRKAYIGLPDSEARKKIFAKYLKSIKLASEPDLEKLAKQTTNFSGADIAAAVNEGAIIAVRHGKKHVEEVDLEAAVDRISVTAGHKLNTYGMNLARVPDIDVRLDDIKGMEEAKSEAAEVVALLKNAEKISNTGLKAPKGVLLFGQPGTGKTMLAKAIANEAGVPFYALSGGDFQSMWAGVGANRVRAVYEQARRSGKPAIVFIDEIDALGGKRGIDLGGGAVQDSNKTLNQFLVELDGFGKHKVLTIGATNKPDMLDAALLRPGRFDRRIEVPPPDLEGREAMFNYYLKKIGVDETVLPRELARMTVWKTGADIANVVNEAGLSAIRHGRSKVSQKDLITAIQRTSFGMSYSREILLDELRATAYHEAGHAVVAYFRNRRSRIQVVTIVPSGSALGYIWYVGKEDYRKWMKEDYLVQIEISLGSTVAEKMFLETTGSGVSEDIRVAAEIASSMVRHWGMGSFKFNTDEAFTRGGKYHSSPDTERQIETEIKDIIDTCMKNVEGLLQSYRTEVDRLAQVLVEKETLYYADLAKILEPNRTPADIQHEIDEMAMRKRVGTPPVINLQAIGEHEPAPGGSTNNDQPPPEMPQRS from the coding sequence ATGTTGAAACCGTGGGCAAAATGGACTCTACTAATTGTATGGACGCTGGTCTTACTATTCAGCTCGCCATACTGGAATCCGTTTACGTCATTTCCCGCGCTGCTGAAGTACTCGGTAGTCTCGGTCATCGCCAGCGCCATCTTCGGCGCGCTGGTTATCCTCATCCAGTACTACTTACTTATCTCCATAATTTTCCCGCTGCCACCAAGAGCTGACTCGAAAGCACCAAAAGGATTTTGGCTAAGGGTATTTCCTTTCCTCTTTAAGAAGCCAACAATTAATCCAAAAGCTCCGACCAAACTTTCAGAGCTTATCGGCAACGATCAGGCAAAAGTTGAGATTCGCGAAGTTATCGACATTATTGCCAACCCCAAACACTATTCCGAATCGGGTGCTGAAGTTCCTAAAGGCATTCTCTTTGTAGGACCTCCCGGTGTTGGTAAAACACTTTTTGCCCGCGCCATTGCTAACGAAGTTGGTATTCCATTCTATGTAGTGGAAGGTTCATCACTAAGCGGCTTGATTATGGGTCTTGGTGTTTTGAAACTAAAAACACTCTTCCGCAAATTGCGCAAATATGAAAAAGCGATTTTGTTCATTGACGAAATTGATTCCATGGGAGCCCGCCGTCAAGGTGACAAAGGCTTCGGCGGACAAGCAGACATGAACATGACGTTGAATACTCTGCTCACCGAAATGGACGGCTTCCAGGCATCCAACATTCTCGTTATCGGTGCGACTAACAACGACGGCATTCTTGATCCAGCCCTTATGCGTGCTGGTCGTATGGACAGACGTATCTACTTCCAGTCGCCCAATCCGGAAGAACGCAAAGATCTGTTCCGTTATTACTTGGACAAAGTCTCCAGCGACGTAAATATTGATCTGGATGAATTAGCAAAACTAACAACCAACTATTCACCAGCTGAAATCGCCAACGTCATCAACGAAGCAGCATTGCTGGCGCGACGCCCTGGTGGACCAGGAAAAGTCACTCAAGAAACAATTGAAAACGCTCTCGATCGAATTTCAGTCGGTTTGGAAAGAACCCTCGTTTCCGGTGTAGAACTCGGTAATGCTGACGCATCAATTCGTCTTGATGACGTAATTGGCGTCGATGAAGTTAAACAAGACGTTTCTGAAATTGTCGACTTCCTACGCCACGGAGATGACTTGCGCAAGATTGGCGCCAAGGTTCCTAAAGGATTGCTCTTCATCGGACCACCCGGTGTTGGCAAAACAATGCTCGCCAAAGCAATTGCCAATGAAGCAGGCGTTCCATTCTACGGACTTTCCGCAAGCTACTTCCAAAGCGCATTTGCCGGCGAGGGCGCAGGACGAATTCGCGCCTTATACGCACAAGCCCGCAAGAGTCCAGCTGCAATTGTATTTATCGACGAGATAGACGCAATCGGCGGCACCATGTCGGAAACGGGCAACAACCGAACAGGCGCACTCAACCAACTGCTCATTGAACTAGATGGGCTGGGCCGCAGCAACGTCATTACAATTGGCGCAACTAATACTGAGCAAAGTCTTGATCCAGCCTTTATGCGCTCAGGTCGCTTCGACCGCAAAGCCTACATTGGACTGCCGGACTCGGAAGCCCGCAAGAAAATCTTTGCAAAATACTTGAAGAGCATCAAGCTGGCTTCTGAACCTGACCTAGAGAAGTTAGCAAAACAGACAACCAACTTCTCAGGAGCTGATATCGCAGCTGCTGTCAACGAAGGCGCAATCATTGCTGTTCGCCATGGCAAGAAGCACGTTGAAGAAGTGGACTTAGAAGCAGCTGTTGACCGTATTTCGGTAACAGCTGGTCACAAGCTGAATACTTACGGCATGAACCTTGCGCGCGTTCCTGATATTGATGTCAGACTCGATGACATCAAAGGAATGGAAGAAGCCAAATCAGAAGCCGCTGAAGTAGTTGCTCTACTAAAGAACGCTGAGAAGATTTCCAACACTGGACTCAAAGCACCTAAAGGGGTTCTTCTATTCGGTCAGCCAGGAACAGGCAAGACAATGCTGGCTAAGGCAATTGCCAACGAAGCCGGCGTTCCTTTCTATGCGCTGTCAGGTGGAGACTTCCAGTCAATGTGGGCAGGCGTCGGAGCCAACCGCGTACGTGCTGTATATGAGCAAGCTCGTCGCAGCGGCAAACCGGCAATTGTCTTTATTGATGAAATAGATGCATTGGGTGGTAAGCGTGGCATCGATCTTGGCGGCGGCGCCGTACAGGACTCCAATAAGACTCTTAACCAGTTCTTGGTGGAACTAGATGGCTTCGGCAAACACAAAGTGCTGACGATTGGTGCAACCAACAAGCCTGACATGCTCGATGCAGCTCTACTTCGTCCAGGTCGCTTTGACAGACGTATCGAAGTGCCGCCGCCGGATCTCGAAGGCAGAGAAGCGATGTTCAACTACTATCTCAAGAAGATTGGTGTTGACGAGACGGTTCTACCAAGAGAATTGGCCCGTATGACCGTCTGGAAAACAGGCGCCGACATCGCCAATGTGGTCAATGAGGCAGGACTTTCAGCAATTCGCCATGGCAGATCAAAAGTCTCACAAAAAGACTTGATCACCGCCATCCAGCGAACAAGCTTCGGCATGTCCTACAGCCGCGAAATTCTCTTAGACGAATTGCGCGCAACCGCCTACCACGAAGCCGGTCACGCGGTCGTTGCCTACTTCCGCAACAGACGTAGCCGCATACAAGTCGTCACTATTGTGCCGAGTGGCAGCGCACTTGGTTATATCTGGTACGTGGGCAAAGAAGACTATCGCAAATGGATGAAGGAAGACTATTTGGTTCAAATAGAAATTTCCCTCGGCAGCACGGTAGCCGAAAAAATGTTCCTCGAAACCACAGGCTCTGGTGTTTCCGAAGACATTCGCGTAGCAGCAGAAATTGCCAGCAGCATGGTAAGACATTGGGGTATGGGCAGCTTCAAATTCAACACTGATGAAGCCTTTACTCGCGGTGGCAAATACCATTCATCACCTGACACCGAGCGTCAAATTGAAACTGAAATTAAGGACATCATTGACACTTGCATGAAAAACGTCGAAGGCTTGCTCCAGAGCTATCGCACCGAAGTAGATCGTCTTGCTCAAGTACTGGTAGAGAAAGAGACTCTCTACTATGCCGACCTGGCGAAAATTCTCGAGCCTAATAGGACACCTGCCGACATTCAGCACGAGATAGACGAAATGGCCATGCGCAAGCGTGTGGGCACACCACCAGTAATTAATCTCCAAGCTATTGGCGAGCATGAACCGGCTCCTGGTGGCTCAACCAACAACGATCAACCACCACCGGAAATGCCACAGCGCAGCTAG
- a CDS encoding AraC family transcriptional regulator — translation MDYVERIQAAIDFIEERLWQDVNPADVCCAIGFSEYHFHRVFQGMLGESVAAYMRKRRLSEAAKQLRSSSTAILDIALTSQFDSQESFTRAFKKMFGVSPNQFRKNGDTASSYLKKRTNIDMIEHLQKGIHLEPVYKEFEGALVVGMASGFAEGQHKEIGQLWDRFNARQGEIKNVKPGCAFGICMSSHPTVEKKSGQTFVYMSGLPVNSAESFPSGMISCEIPARKYAVFTHKGSLDTLPHTVNYIWGTWVPKNIKAYQHTDAIDFELYDDRFDPKTLSGEFDIYIPV, via the coding sequence ATGGACTACGTTGAAAGAATTCAAGCAGCAATAGACTTTATCGAAGAACGTCTCTGGCAAGACGTAAATCCAGCGGATGTTTGCTGTGCAATTGGATTTTCTGAATACCACTTTCACAGAGTATTTCAAGGAATGCTCGGTGAATCGGTGGCGGCCTACATGCGCAAGAGACGCTTGTCGGAGGCAGCAAAGCAATTGCGAAGCTCTTCAACGGCAATACTGGACATTGCGCTTACGAGTCAATTTGATTCGCAGGAGTCTTTCACTCGAGCATTTAAGAAGATGTTTGGTGTCAGTCCCAATCAATTTAGGAAAAACGGAGACACGGCTTCCAGCTATTTGAAGAAAAGGACAAATATAGACATGATTGAGCATTTGCAAAAGGGTATTCATTTGGAGCCCGTATACAAGGAATTTGAAGGGGCGCTCGTAGTGGGCATGGCTAGTGGATTTGCCGAGGGTCAACACAAGGAGATTGGGCAACTTTGGGATAGATTCAACGCGAGGCAGGGTGAGATCAAAAATGTGAAACCGGGTTGCGCATTTGGCATTTGTATGTCCTCGCATCCGACTGTTGAGAAGAAATCAGGACAGACTTTTGTGTACATGTCTGGGTTGCCGGTAAATAGTGCGGAGTCTTTTCCTAGTGGAATGATCAGCTGTGAGATTCCGGCGCGCAAGTACGCCGTCTTTACCCACAAGGGATCTTTGGACACGTTGCCGCACACGGTCAACTATATTTGGGGCACGTGGGTCCCGAAAAATATCAAGGCGTATCAGCACACAGATGCGATAGATTTCGAGCTATACGACGACCGTTTCGACCCGAAGACACTCTCTGGTGAATTTGATATTTACATTCCGGTGTAA
- a CDS encoding CPBP family intramembrane metalloprotease, whose product MSFDVFLILVCSILGLLAHGSRRVPWLEWLLRVVIFGFFIYDALTGMAGELFGNQSPWQLGVWKVLAVATLALLFINVRKCVSVVFSVTERIVSGQAFLALYKKASAAEAFLAERIFVPNSIPHMVAFFIFINAVAFMLGGIDPNSGKMPMLPVPLPVPMDQLFTYNGFGLVLVSACGVGILVARKLKEVAARLAWAKPTWAQVGIGVGLIVFAFSYDYVWSLFTHQMAGDLGGKLSNYNAGTFTAGGGFGSSIILALAVALCAGIGEETLIRGALQPVFGILPAAILHGLLHGQFSHAPLFMVQVAGWSTCMGIAKRYTNTTTTIIGHAGFNLATTFLFAFNP is encoded by the coding sequence GTGTCTTTCGACGTCTTTTTAATTCTTGTCTGTTCGATTTTGGGGCTTCTAGCTCACGGCTCAAGACGCGTGCCATGGTTGGAATGGCTTTTGCGCGTTGTTATCTTTGGTTTCTTTATTTACGATGCACTCACTGGTATGGCCGGTGAGCTTTTCGGAAATCAAAGTCCCTGGCAATTGGGAGTGTGGAAAGTTTTGGCGGTCGCCACCCTGGCACTTCTATTTATCAATGTTCGTAAGTGCGTGTCGGTTGTCTTCAGTGTGACTGAACGCATTGTTTCCGGACAAGCGTTTTTGGCTTTGTACAAAAAGGCAAGTGCTGCCGAAGCATTTCTTGCCGAGAGAATTTTTGTTCCTAACTCAATTCCGCATATGGTGGCATTCTTCATTTTTATAAATGCCGTGGCATTCATGCTTGGCGGGATTGATCCAAATTCAGGCAAGATGCCCATGTTGCCCGTGCCTTTGCCGGTACCAATGGATCAACTATTTACCTACAACGGATTTGGTCTGGTGTTAGTTTCTGCTTGTGGTGTCGGAATACTTGTCGCTCGCAAACTAAAGGAAGTTGCCGCCCGACTCGCCTGGGCAAAGCCAACGTGGGCGCAAGTAGGAATAGGTGTCGGACTTATTGTATTTGCTTTCAGCTATGACTATGTTTGGTCGTTATTTACGCACCAAATGGCAGGTGATCTGGGCGGAAAGCTTTCCAACTACAATGCCGGTACATTTACTGCTGGCGGTGGCTTCGGCTCATCTATTATCTTGGCGCTGGCTGTAGCACTTTGTGCAGGCATTGGTGAAGAGACGCTGATACGCGGTGCGTTGCAACCGGTATTTGGTATTTTGCCGGCGGCCATATTGCATGGACTCCTGCACGGTCAATTCAGCCATGCGCCGCTCTTCATGGTACAAGTCGCCGGTTGGTCGACTTGTATGGGGATAGCGAAGCGCTACACAAATACGACAACGACTATAATTGGACACGCCGGTTTCAATTTGGCGACAACATTCTTGTTTGCGTTTAATCCGTAA
- a CDS encoding septum formation initiator family protein, whose translation MPQLSKRRALKEFLIMIVTIVAIYQAFRSIAGSVERQFLLHQESIALKAGQTQAEEVNKELRDGLANYRSDKGIERLARERLNLAGPDEIVVRIGK comes from the coding sequence ATGCCGCAATTAAGCAAAAGAAGAGCCCTCAAAGAGTTCCTCATCATGATCGTTACGATAGTGGCGATCTACCAAGCCTTTAGGTCCATTGCCGGTAGCGTGGAGCGCCAATTCCTGCTCCACCAGGAGTCCATAGCCCTCAAAGCCGGGCAAACGCAGGCTGAGGAAGTTAATAAAGAGCTACGGGACGGTCTAGCTAACTATAGGTCCGACAAAGGCATCGAACGCTTAGCTCGCGAAAGATTAAATCTGGCAGGTCCAGATGAAATCGTCGTCCGCATCGGCAAATAG
- the trxA gene encoding thioredoxin: protein MRDALIAFFACLVIGAIINGSHGPAVSHVPESLQQSAAASRDADLVPAVTQASFDSDVLQSEKPVLVEFWATWCDPCKRMKPVVNEIAKEFEEQIKTVKVDIDAEPELAGKFNVNGVPTLMLFKDGKMVTIVSGVTSKETLAEQINRVL, encoded by the coding sequence ATGCGCGATGCTCTCATAGCTTTCTTCGCCTGCCTCGTGATCGGGGCGATCATTAACGGCTCTCATGGGCCGGCAGTTTCGCATGTGCCGGAATCTTTGCAACAAAGCGCGGCTGCTAGTAGAGATGCGGACCTTGTGCCGGCGGTCACTCAAGCAAGCTTCGACAGTGACGTGCTCCAGTCTGAAAAGCCTGTTCTGGTCGAGTTTTGGGCAACCTGGTGTGATCCTTGCAAGCGAATGAAACCAGTGGTTAATGAGATTGCTAAAGAGTTCGAAGAGCAGATAAAAACCGTCAAGGTTGATATTGATGCTGAGCCGGAGTTGGCCGGCAAGTTTAATGTGAACGGCGTCCCCACTCTGATGCTCTTCAAAGACGGCAAAATGGTCACCATCGTAAGTGGTGTCACCTCAAAAGAAACTCTCGCCGAGCAAATTAACCGCGTTCTTTAA
- a CDS encoding phosphoglucomutase/phosphomannomutase family protein, giving the protein MSNAIKFGTDGWRAVIAEDFTFANVERTVYAIGMYIKQTYHKDPASRNLPALIGYDTRFLADEFAKRAARVLMTMGIPVKLANRDVPTPVIAYAASIEPTVGALQFTASHNPPQYCGIKYIPHFGGPATNETTNQIVSLLNEIPDDFVAKQANCETFDPMPGYLKAITQKIDSKKIGSSGLKIAYDALYSTSRGYLDKILADTGLTLNVLHNWRDPLFGGGMPEPKPECLTELIATVKEKKLSVGLATDGDADRFGVIDDKGNYLSPNMLLALLTRHLVKNKGQKGIIVRTVATTHLLDNLAKQYGLEIVETPVGFKYIGEIMRQKEVLIGGEESGGVSIKGHIPEKDGILGNLLLIELMAYEGKPLSEIWADLINEAGVTFIGRRRDLHLTMPIQRGLMERLIAEPFKTVGAEKVAKVGNADGLKFYFDDSNWLLVRPSGTEPLIRLYFEGTDEKRVDAAVDAFIKQVDEIVAQLESGSGVKVKVNA; this is encoded by the coding sequence ATGTCAAACGCGATCAAATTTGGAACGGACGGCTGGCGTGCCGTAATTGCTGAGGACTTTACCTTTGCCAATGTTGAGCGAACAGTCTACGCAATTGGTATGTATATCAAGCAGACATATCACAAAGATCCGGCAAGCCGTAATCTGCCTGCTCTCATCGGCTACGACACTCGCTTTTTAGCTGACGAATTTGCCAAGCGCGCTGCACGCGTATTGATGACTATGGGTATTCCAGTTAAGTTGGCCAACCGTGATGTGCCGACTCCAGTTATTGCTTACGCTGCATCAATTGAACCAACTGTAGGTGCGCTGCAATTTACAGCAAGTCATAACCCACCGCAATATTGTGGTATCAAATACATTCCGCATTTTGGCGGACCGGCTACAAACGAAACAACTAACCAGATAGTTTCTTTACTCAATGAAATTCCGGATGATTTTGTGGCTAAGCAAGCAAATTGCGAAACATTTGATCCAATGCCTGGTTATCTCAAGGCAATTACACAAAAGATTGATTCTAAGAAAATTGGTTCGTCCGGATTGAAGATTGCTTATGATGCACTCTACAGTACAAGCCGTGGTTATCTGGACAAGATACTTGCTGATACAGGGCTGACACTCAATGTCTTGCACAACTGGCGTGATCCATTGTTTGGTGGTGGCATGCCTGAGCCAAAACCGGAATGTTTGACTGAGCTAATTGCTACAGTCAAAGAAAAGAAACTCTCAGTCGGATTGGCAACAGACGGTGATGCCGATAGATTTGGTGTCATTGATGACAAAGGCAATTACTTGTCGCCGAATATGTTGCTTGCTTTGTTGACCCGTCACTTGGTCAAGAACAAAGGACAAAAAGGCATCATTGTACGCACGGTTGCGACAACACATTTGCTCGATAACTTGGCCAAACAGTACGGTTTGGAAATTGTTGAAACACCAGTTGGCTTCAAATACATTGGCGAAATCATGCGCCAGAAAGAAGTGCTCATCGGTGGTGAAGAATCAGGTGGTGTTTCCATCAAGGGGCACATTCCAGAAAAAGATGGCATTCTCGGTAATTTGCTGTTGATTGAATTGATGGCTTACGAAGGCAAGCCGCTTTCAGAAATCTGGGCGGATTTGATCAATGAAGCTGGTGTCACATTCATCGGACGTCGTCGCGATTTGCATTTAACAATGCCGATTCAACGTGGATTGATGGAGAGACTAATTGCGGAACCATTCAAAACAGTTGGTGCTGAAAAGGTCGCTAAAGTCGGCAATGCTGATGGTTTGAAATTCTACTTTGATGATTCGAATTGGCTACTTGTTCGCCCATCGGGTACTGAGCCGCTAATTCGTCTCTACTTCGAAGGCACTGACGAAAAACGAGTGGATGCCGCAGTAGATGCTTTCATCAAGCAGGTAGATGAAATCGTTGCCCAGCTTGAGTCAGGCTCTGGAGTCAAAGTAAAGGTCAACGCCTAG
- a CDS encoding cobalamin-independent methionine synthase II family protein, which produces MSLITTVIGSYTVPDWYPVLQEAVVKGTLSKEAFQDAKVAAVQSAICDQVNAGIDVISDGELFRRSDNCYGPPNAMINYFADKITGFSGEHRAKSGLTPIAPEASFPSPIVTGPLKPTSLGLLDELSILRANTDKQVKIAMTGPHMFACISWDEHYKNTEALAKDMAKVINREFTALDNAGCDFIQLDEPVIWFAAQDQKWAIEAINTCFSGVKRAKKALHVCQGNYNQDPNARKGLRIFPAEFKSIIPVLEQCDVDIILMTFTSLGEDPVLLKEFPKDRILGLGVIDVQNHEVESPEKIAKLIEKISKSIDIDRLWLSPDCGLNHLPREIAFRKLQALKEGAKIFGMQLAATK; this is translated from the coding sequence ATGTCTCTAATTACAACTGTGATTGGCTCCTATACCGTGCCTGACTGGTATCCGGTTTTGCAAGAAGCTGTAGTCAAAGGCACGCTGAGCAAAGAAGCTTTTCAAGACGCCAAGGTAGCGGCTGTGCAGTCTGCTATTTGCGATCAAGTAAATGCCGGCATAGATGTAATAAGTGATGGTGAATTATTCCGTCGCAGTGACAATTGCTATGGTCCTCCTAATGCGATGATCAATTACTTCGCCGACAAGATAACAGGATTCTCCGGCGAGCATAGAGCTAAATCGGGACTGACACCTATTGCTCCTGAAGCTTCATTTCCATCACCTATCGTAACAGGTCCTCTCAAACCAACTTCACTAGGGCTTTTGGATGAGTTATCCATCTTAAGAGCGAATACAGACAAGCAAGTTAAGATCGCTATGACCGGCCCACATATGTTTGCTTGCATTTCCTGGGACGAGCATTACAAGAACACGGAAGCTCTAGCCAAGGACATGGCAAAAGTCATCAACCGTGAATTCACAGCTCTGGATAATGCTGGTTGCGATTTTATTCAATTGGATGAGCCTGTTATTTGGTTCGCTGCTCAAGATCAAAAGTGGGCGATTGAAGCTATCAATACCTGCTTCTCTGGCGTGAAGCGAGCCAAGAAAGCGCTGCACGTCTGCCAGGGGAATTACAATCAAGATCCTAACGCTCGCAAAGGGCTGCGCATTTTCCCAGCTGAATTCAAGTCAATTATTCCTGTACTTGAGCAATGTGATGTGGACATCATTCTGATGACATTTACGTCTCTGGGAGAAGATCCGGTGTTGCTTAAGGAATTCCCCAAAGACCGCATTCTGGGACTCGGTGTTATCGACGTTCAGAATCACGAAGTCGAGTCACCAGAGAAGATCGCGAAGTTGATCGAAAAGATAAGCAAGTCAATCGACATAGACCGACTCTGGCTATCGCCTGACTGCGGCTTGAATCACCTACCCCGCGAAATTGCATTCCGTAAACTCCAAGCACTCAAAGAAGGCGCCAAAATATTCGGAATGCAACTAGCGGCTACGAAGTAA
- a CDS encoding zinc-ribbon domain containing protein translates to MTFEDKIITCRDCQGTFVFSAGEQQFFSTKGLVNEPKRCPNCRLVMRLQRSGEDTSRAVEVNCAECGIATKVPFQPKGYRPVYCTYCFQNKKLEAPPEETEESSLPEGGMQVITV, encoded by the coding sequence ATGACTTTTGAAGATAAGATAATCACCTGCCGCGACTGCCAAGGAACATTCGTGTTTTCTGCAGGGGAGCAACAATTTTTTAGTACGAAGGGTTTAGTAAACGAGCCGAAAAGGTGCCCCAACTGCCGGTTGGTGATGCGCTTGCAGCGTAGCGGTGAAGACACCAGCCGTGCTGTCGAGGTGAATTGCGCTGAATGCGGCATAGCTACGAAGGTCCCATTCCAGCCAAAAGGGTATAGACCCGTTTACTGCACCTACTGCTTCCAAAATAAGAAGCTTGAGGCTCCGCCTGAAGAAACGGAAGAGAGCTCGCTGCCCGAGGGGGGCATGCAAGTAATCACAGTCTGA
- the tsaD gene encoding tRNA (adenosine(37)-N6)-threonylcarbamoyltransferase complex transferase subunit TsaD: MALYLGIESSCDETACALVEDGRVVKGSCMLSQTSIHETFGGVVPEVAARQHLEAINVVIEKTLSESGVKPSQLTAIAGTAGPGLVGTLLVGFSAAKALSWAWDKPLIAVDHLMAHICANYIDTDLEPPFIALLVSGGHTQIIHFTDYKNGRIIGQTRDDAAGEAYDKVARLIGLGYPGGPAIDKLSVQGDKNAFKFPEGQVPGYDFSFSGLKTAVLRVVEKLPKPLPTADLAASFQDAVVRVLVKKTLLAQKELGAPTIVLAGGVAANKELRARINEQSPVPVYCPPLSLCTDNAVMVASAAHFCGEEATLGTSVYSRQT; this comes from the coding sequence GTGGCGCTATACCTCGGCATTGAATCCAGTTGTGACGAAACCGCTTGCGCACTCGTAGAAGACGGACGAGTGGTAAAAGGCAGTTGCATGCTCTCGCAAACGAGCATCCATGAGACTTTTGGCGGTGTGGTACCAGAAGTTGCGGCGCGCCAGCATCTAGAGGCGATAAATGTCGTCATTGAAAAAACCCTGTCGGAATCAGGCGTTAAGCCATCTCAATTGACTGCTATTGCAGGAACAGCAGGGCCAGGGCTTGTTGGCACGCTGCTGGTAGGATTTTCCGCTGCGAAAGCTTTGAGTTGGGCTTGGGATAAGCCTCTTATTGCAGTCGATCACTTAATGGCTCATATTTGCGCTAATTACATCGACACAGACTTGGAGCCACCTTTTATAGCGCTGTTAGTCAGTGGCGGTCACACGCAAATCATTCACTTTACCGACTACAAAAATGGGCGCATCATAGGGCAAACTCGCGATGATGCAGCCGGCGAAGCGTATGACAAAGTTGCGCGCCTAATAGGACTAGGTTATCCAGGTGGGCCGGCAATAGATAAGCTCTCTGTGCAGGGTGACAAGAACGCCTTCAAATTTCCGGAAGGGCAAGTGCCAGGCTATGACTTTAGTTTCAGTGGTCTGAAGACTGCTGTTTTGCGAGTGGTGGAAAAGCTGCCGAAACCATTACCTACTGCTGATTTGGCAGCCTCATTCCAAGACGCGGTAGTTCGGGTTTTGGTTAAGAAGACACTACTAGCTCAGAAAGAGCTTGGAGCGCCAACAATAGTTTTGGCTGGTGGGGTAGCCGCTAATAAGGAATTGCGGGCTCGAATCAATGAGCAATCGCCAGTGCCTGTTTATTGCCCTCCTTTGTCCCTCTGCACCGACAATGCGGTAATGGTCGCCTCGGCTGCCCATTTTTGCGGTGAGGAAGCAACATTAGGGACCAGCGTCTATTCCCGGCAGACCTAA